The Candidatus Latescibacter sp. genome contains the following window.
TATGGTAAATCTGACGAAAAGCCCCCGACTTGAAGAAGACCCCGCCTGGTCTCCTGACGGCAGGAAAATTGCATATACAATGAGGAAAGTGGATGGCCACACAGACATTTTTGTTATGGATGCCGACGGTTCGAATCGAATCGGATTGACTGAAGGTCCCGGTGATAATTATTCTCCGGCCTGGTCGCCGGACGGATCAAAAATCGTCTTTATTTCGGGGGCGAATAAAGCCACTAATATCAGTATAATGAACAGCGATGGGTCAAACAAAGTCCGGATCACGAAAGAGAACACGTATTTTGGGAAGCCTTCCTGGTTCCCCGATGGTAAAAAAATTGTTTTCGCCAAAGTTGAAAAAAACGACCGTGAGATATTTGTCATGAATCCGGACGGCACCGGCCAGGTGAACATCTCTAAAAATCTCGGCTTTGACGATTATCCGGCTGTTTCTCTTTTGAAAAAATAGAGCCTCAATACAGCCTTCCCTTCTCGAATTCATCCGCCATGGCCATGAAATTATCATATTTCGTGCCGACCGCAATGGAGTGGGTGGAGCCGAATATATACCTCCCGCCGGGTTTGTATTCCTCCATGGCGCGCTGCACATCCTTTTTGATATCCTCGGCCGTGCCGGAGACGAGGTTCTCCACTGAAATTCCTCCCCAGGGTGTGAAATATTGCCCGTACCCGGCTTTTATCCGCGCCAGGTCCATACCTGCACTCCGCTGGATGGATTGGTAGGCGTCGTATCCCGCTTCTACAAACATGTCCAGAAGCTTGGTGTTGTTTCCGCAGGCATGTTTCATCACCGGCAATCCGAATTTGTCATGAACATTCTTCACCCTGGCCCGGATGGCAGGAAGCGCGAATTCACGGAACATCGCCGGAGAGATGAACGGCCCCTGGGAGCTGGCGAAATCCTGTCCCCACCCGACTGCATCCTGACCGGGCCGGATGTACCGGCTGTCCAGAATATTGTTCTTTTTCACCTCATACTGAATGGCTGCATGGACAGTTTCAGGATTGTCCAGGTACTGCATGAGGCCATAAGTGAATCCTTCGCCGCCTTCCTCGATATT
Protein-coding sequences here:
- a CDS encoding uroporphyrinogen decarboxylase family protein, giving the protein EDAIAFFRKMDCFDIINVAAMASSVAPPRGFEFEKPKKIGENTWEFRDGSIVKYSETTADITKIHNPNVGKRAYAPSDFEGEPSVPSVDESCFEVVDAVIAEFGRDRFLMGPSGSEVGIFLLDGNIEEGGEGFTYGLMQYLDNPETVHAAIQYEVKKNNILDSRYIRPGQDAVGWGQDFASSQGPFISPAMFREFALPAIRARVKNVHDKFGLPVMKHACGNNTKLLDMFVEAGYDAYQSIQRSAGMDLARIKAGYGQYFTPWGGISVENLVSGTAEDIKKDVQRAMEEYKPGGRYIFGSTHSIAVGTKYDNFMAMADEFEKGRLY
- a CDS encoding DUF5050 domain-containing protein; translation: MGKTTGLSILCFLLLLMASCGKEKGKTETVKKTPVQIAFESTRNGNFDIYIMNEDGSNPVRLTKGPGWNRAPAWSPDGEKIVFYSDRGGISAMELYFVSEEGGFPTKLTQTNMLNYNPDWSPDGQKIAFQSNNDNNCDIFVINIDGSNMVNLTKSPRLEEDPAWSPDGRKIAYTMRKVDGHTDIFVMDADGSNRIGLTEGPGDNYSPAWSPDGSKIVFISGANKATNISIMNSDGSNKVRITKENTYFGKPSWFPDGKKIVFAKVEKNDREIFVMNPDGTGQVNISKNLGFDDYPAVSLLKK